The genomic region TCGTCTTCCTCTCCGAGCACGACCCCCTCACCCACCTCTACAACCGCGGGGCCTTCGACCGCATCCTGGCCGCCGAACTCGTCCGCGCCTCCCGGGCCGGCCAGTCCCTGGCCCTGGTCCTGTTCGACCTCGACGACTTCAAGACCGTCAACGACACCCACGGCCACCCCTGCGGCGACCGGGTGCTCGAAACCATCGGCTCGCTGTTGCTGTCGGAAAAACGCTCCTACGACTACGCGGCCCGGGTCGGCGGCGAGGAATTCGCCCTGATCCTGCCGAGCGTGGGCCTGGTGCGGGCCGAGATGGTCATCGGCCGCATCGTGGAGGCGGCCAGGTCGCTTTTCATCGCCTGCGACGGCGTGGAGGCCCCTCTGCGCGTCACCGTTTCGGCCGGGCTGGCCATCACCAAGGGCAAAATGGACATGGCCCCGGAGAAGCTCTACGCCCTGGCCGACGCGGCGCTGTATCAGGCCAAGGCCGCCGGCAAGGACCGGGTCGTGGCCGCGCCCATCGCCGACCTGACCGGCCCGCCGGAGAAAACGCTTGTGCGCGCCGATGAAAAACGATTTCTTTTCACTGGTTTAACAAAAGGATAAGGCGACGTATGTCCCAAGCCGTTAATCCCAACGCGTCCCTGTCCGTGGCCATTTTAAGCGGCAAGGGGGGCGTGGGGAAAACCAACCTGGCGCTGAACATGAGCTACGCCCTGTTTCGCGCCGGCCACCGCGTGCTGCTCATGGACTTCGACGTGGGCCTGGCCAACGTGGACGTGCTGCTTGGCCTCTCCCCGGAAAAAAACCTCCAGGACCTGTTTCGCCCCGAGGTCGGGGCGGCCGAGGTCATGGTGGCCGTGGAACAGGGCGGCTTCGACTTCCTGCCGGCGGCCAGCGGCGTGCCGGAACTGCTGGAAATGGACGACGACATGCGCGAGATCCTTTTCCAGAAGCTCAACGCCTCCTTTGGCGACTACGACTACCTCATGCTCGACCTCGGGGCCGGCATCTCCCAGACCGTGCTGTCGGTGGCCGTCATGAGCCACCTGCGCGTGCTCGTGGTCACGCCCGAACCCACGTCGCTGACCGACTCCTACGCCGTCATCAAGGTGCTCCACACCCAGTACGGGGTGACCGACTTCCACGTCCTGGTCAACCAGGTCGACTCGCCGGCCGACGTCAAGGCCACCTTCAACCGCCTGGCCGCCGCCTGCCAGCATTTCCTGGGTTTTTCCCCGGAGCTGCTCGGCGGGGTGCGCGCGGACCAGGCCCTGCCCGACGCCGTGCGCCGCCAGATACCGCTGCTGCGCCATGCCCCGCGAAGCCCGGCCGCCCAGGACATCCTGGCCTGCGCCGTCAAGCTGCACCGTGTCCGCCAAGCCCGCCAGCAGGCCCTGGCCGACATGCCGCTTTTGGGAAAAATTCCCCGGCCGCGCAAGTAACCCTTGACGGAAGCGGCTTTGTTTCGGCAATGGTATGAAATAGATGGATGATTGTTCGCCCGCCGCCATGCGGCTGTGGCCAAAACGTCAACCGCGCGAGGACCACGCGATGAACAAAAGCGAACTCATCAAGACCCTGGCCGAAACCAAGGACCTGCATATCGACGAGGCCGCTGACATCGTCAACGCCTTCATCGACTCGGTCAAGCAGGCCCTGATCAACGAGGACAGGGTCGAGATCCGCGGGTTCGGCAGCTTCAAGATCAAGGGCTACAAAGGCTACACCGGCCGCAATCCCAAATCCGGCGACGTGGTGTCCGTGGCCCCGAAAAAACTCCCCTTCTTCCGCCCCGGCAAGGAGCTGAAGGAGTACCTCAACAAGTAAGTGCCCCTATGACCGCAAAACGCCTTTTCCTCGCTGTCCTGGTCGCCCTGGCCATGGCCGTTTCCCCGGTTTTCGCCGCCGATCCGGTCCTGACCATCGCCTTTGCCGGCAATACCTACGGCTATTTCGACCCCTGCCCCACCTGCGGGCCGCAAAAACTCGGCGGCCTGGCCCGGCGCGCCACCTTCCTGCGCAACCTGCGCCAGAACGCCCCCACCGCCGGCAAGACCCTGGCCGTGGCCGGCGCCTGGGAATTGTTGCCCGAGGTCGCGGCCGCGCCGCCGGAACCGGCCAAGCTGCCGGCCGTGGCCAAGGCCCACGAACGCCTGGCCTACGACGTCTTCGCCCTGACCCCGGCCGAGGTGAAGGTCCTGGCCGACAACAAGGCCGCCCCCCCCGCCGGCGCCGTGGTCCTCGACCAGGCCCCGGTCGGCAAAATCCTCACCATCGGCGGCAAGGCCATCGGCCTGGTCTACTTTCCCATGCCCAAGGACGTCAGCGCCCCGGTGCCGGACCGGCTCATGGACGCCACGGCCAAGGCCGCCGCCGAGCTGCGCGGCAAGACGGCCCTGGTCGTCGGGGTGAGCCCCTGGGGCGCCATCGACGAGGAGGCCTTCATCAACACCCGCGGCGGCGCCGTGGACGTGCTGCTCGGCAGCGGCGGCGGCTCCGGCTTCGCCTCGCGCACCTCCAAGGACGGCAAGACCCTGTGGACCCGGGCCTACATCAAGGGCAAGACCATAAACCGCCTGGATTTGCTCGCCCTGCCCGGGGCCAAGGACTTCGCCTGGAAGATCGGCGAGAACTTCACGGCCAAGGTCCAGCCCCTGGACGAGGCCTATCCCCAGGACGCGGCCATCGAAGCCCTGTTCTGATCCGCCGCCCCTCCCCCAACCGCGCAACGAGGCTCCCGTGTCCAATCCCTTTCCGCGATCCCTGGCGGCCCTGATCGGCCTGCTGCTGACCCTGTCCGCCCCGGCCGCCCGGGCGGCCGACCCGGCGGCCGTGGTTTTTTTCACCGGCAACACCTACGGCACCATCGCCCCCTGCCCGTCCTGAGGCGGCAAGCTCACCGGCGGGCTGGCCCGGAGGGCCGCCTTCATCGCAACCGAACGCGCCGCGCCGCAGCTCGCGGACAAGACGCTGCTTCTCGC from Solidesulfovibrio sp. harbors:
- a CDS encoding GGDEF domain-containing protein, whose translation is MKRKTALPDAPQEELLAELATLKRMLAEVETPACAADGEGLVILRLCSGLDLAGWESLTHRQELRDWLALPLSADPLPFLSRIQKTLRELVFLSEHDPLTHLYNRGAFDRILAAELVRASRAGQSLALVLFDLDDFKTVNDTHGHPCGDRVLETIGSLLLSEKRSYDYAARVGGEEFALILPSVGLVRAEMVIGRIVEAARSLFIACDGVEAPLRVTVSAGLAITKGKMDMAPEKLYALADAALYQAKAAGKDRVVAAPIADLTGPPEKTLVRADEKRFLFTGLTKG
- a CDS encoding MinD/ParA family protein, producing MSQAVNPNASLSVAILSGKGGVGKTNLALNMSYALFRAGHRVLLMDFDVGLANVDVLLGLSPEKNLQDLFRPEVGAAEVMVAVEQGGFDFLPAASGVPELLEMDDDMREILFQKLNASFGDYDYLMLDLGAGISQTVLSVAVMSHLRVLVVTPEPTSLTDSYAVIKVLHTQYGVTDFHVLVNQVDSPADVKATFNRLAAACQHFLGFSPELLGGVRADQALPDAVRRQIPLLRHAPRSPAAQDILACAVKLHRVRQARQQALADMPLLGKIPRPRK
- a CDS encoding HU family DNA-binding protein; this encodes MNKSELIKTLAETKDLHIDEAADIVNAFIDSVKQALINEDRVEIRGFGSFKIKGYKGYTGRNPKSGDVVSVAPKKLPFFRPGKELKEYLNK